Sequence from the Ignavibacteria bacterium genome:
TCCGCCGCATAATGCTGCAAGCATCATCGGAAGTAATTGCAATGGTAATGATTGATTATTAGAAAGCGAGCCGACTATTCCCGCAACTGAATTAACGAGTATAAATACCGCTGAAACCGCCGCGGCAGTTTTTGTTTTTGCCCATTTCATCAAGAGTAGCAATGGTGTAAGAAAAATTCCTCCGCCAACTCCGGTAATTCCAGAAATTAATCCAATAATAGCACCGAATGAAAGTGCGATTGGCTTTGATGGAGACACCGTTACGTTTTCAAATTGAAAACGAAACATGAAACGTAAAGCAGAGTAGAGCAGCACAACACCGAGAATAATTTTTAAAATAAGTGTTGGAAGTGTAATATAACCTCCGAGAAATGCAAACGGAACAGATGTCATTGCAAACGGAAAAAATAATTTCCACGAGAAATGTCCCGCTTTCCAAAACTGATACGAAGTAAGACAAGCGACGGCGATGTTTAACACAAGGGCAGAAGGTTTTATCACTGCGACGGATAATCCAAACAATGTCATCACTGCAATGTATCCCGATGCGCCTGCGTGTCCCACAGAAGAATACAAAAATGCTACGGTGAAAATTGCAACAAAGAGAATAAGAAAAGAATCCAAGGACATCTAAAAAATTTTAAACATAAATTGCAAAGAAAGATCTGATATTTGAATGTGCTTACTTTGCCACCACAAGTTTTTTTGTACTCACAACATTTTCTTTTCCATTATTTATTTGCAACCGATAAAAATAAATTCCGCTTGTTAAATTTGCTGCATCAAATGTTACTTCGTGAGTTCCTTTTTCCATTCGTTCGTTGTTAATCAACGTTGCAATTTCTCTTCCAAGAATATCATACACTTTCAACGTAACGTTACCGGAAGTGGATAGTGCATAGTGGATAGTGGTGAGTGGATTGAACGGATTGGGGTAGTTTTGGGAAAGGAAAAAAGTAGTTGTGTTGTTTTCAAAACTTGGAACGCTCACAGTACTATCGTTGGGAACGAAGCCGTATAGAGACGTTCTATATCTATCGTGTCCATACATTGGCCATGGAAAATTTTCATACGCGGATGAAATGCCGGGGAGCGTCCACGCATAGAGGAGGTTGAGGGAGTGTTCTGTGGTTGTAATAGTTATCATATCGATGCTGCCGTTTTCATCAATATCTGCGAGGACGGGTGCGAAATACGGAATGCCTTTTGTTTTCAGGGGTGACCATTCAACGTGGGTACCGTCGAAGTTGTAGACGTAAATTTCGCTCGTATCAATACCAACGATTGAACTATTGTCTTTTGTAACAATGTTGAGGAAAGGAGACGAAGCAGTCAATTTACCAATGGTAGGATTATCGGGACCGCCAATGAAGCCGGACATCGGTTGGGTCGGGAGGATTTTGCCTTCTAATGTGGAAATGAGTAAGCGATAACCAGGGTACGTTTGCGTAACTATTTCAACTGTTCCATCGCCATTGAAGTCTCCAAGAGAAATACCTCCGCCTATGAAACCCACGCTACTTACTTGCCACTTTCGGAGAATCTGTGCTGCCGGCGTATATATGGCAACGTAGGAACTTTCAACGAACGGTGAAATAAATTTATTATGTGCTGTAATGATAAGGGGTCCGTATGGTGATTGAGGAAGTAGAGTAGCATGTAATGGTGGACCAAAGGAATAATTATCGATAGAATCCATTACTACAGGCCATCCAGGAAGTTGAGAACCATCGGGACGGAAAACATAAATAAAACTGGAATCATATAAATAGACTCCAGGTTGCGGGTTTTTCCACAGTAATGATGTAGTAACAATCTCGACAATGCCGTCGCCAGTTATATCTCCTACAGCAGGTTTCGCGGGAGGATAACCACTTACTACTTGTGGCCAACCTTGGCGAAGTTGTCCATTAGAATTGAATACCAGAACACTGCTTCCATTTTGTGTTATTATTTCTAACGTCCCGTCGTTATCTAAATCGTAAAGAACGACATCGTACGTAGCAATGTACGAGTCGTCGTGGAAATAGGCGGGAAAACCATTCATCAGTATTCCATCGGAACGGAACGCATAGACATTATGAGTAGCAAGGACCACTAAATCAACGGCACCATCGCCGTCAATGTCTCCCGCTGCTGTAGCATACGGAGGGTCGTTTGCCGGGAGTTGTTTGGGCCAACCGGGATAACGACTTCCATCGGAACGGAAAATAAAAATCATCCTCTTGTTTATTCCATTTATCCCAGTCGTAGTAACGATTTCGAGTTTTCCGTCGTTGTCGAAATCTGCAAGTGTCGGCGGCGAGATGATTGTGAACCCTGAATCGAACTGGAGTGGAAACCCGGGCAAAAGTAACGGTGCATTATTGCCTGCAACGGCAATGTTTGTGCTAAACATTGAAATACAGAGAAAGAAAAGGAAACGATAATTGAACATAGGATATAACAATTTTTAGAATAAGAAAAACTAAAGAGTAAGTGCAAAAATGTTTTTCTGTTCTCACTCCCGTTCGTTTAATAGATTGAGACTTTACTTAATGTAATATTGGCGCTTGCTGAAAACCACCACCATAGTTAAACGTCACGTATCCTACCCTTCCGCCGTTGTTAGCAACAACTTGTTGTTGAGTATTCGGGGGAAAAGGTGGGTCATTTGGTCCGGGTGTGATTTTGTAACTACCTGCCCCATTCCAATTATCTACATTTACTCGAAACGTTTTTGTATGATTCCCATAATCAATTTGTGTTGTTACAATACAAGTCGTATTCGTAGGAGTTCCGTTCCATTCATATACATAACCCCATATTCCATTAGCAGGGGTCAATGCAATAGTTGGAGTTGCCAAGAAGGCAAATGTCGCAGCAATACATACTGCAAAAAAATATTTTTTCATGAAATTGCTTGATAAAAAATTGTTATTAAAATTTACCGATAATTTAGTAATGTTTTTATGAAACGAAAAATGATGTTGTTAAGATAGTCACCATTTTATTCTCGAAAGTGTTCCTTGTATATTTTCATCACATTTTTTTGAACGTGATAATATTCCACATCTATAATCTCAACCACTAACTTCATTATGGCTCTAAAAGAAACAATAACACAACAAATGACTGCGGCGATAAAAAGCGGCGACAAAGTGCGATTAGAAACCATTCGTTCCGTTCGCGCGGGAATTTTGGAATATGAAAAATCCGGTAAAGGAGAAATCGCCGATGTGAACGTTTTGCAAATCATTAGCAATCAAGTGAAGAAACGAAAAGAGACGATCGAAATTGCACAAAAGGCAAATCGAATGGAAATAGTTGAAGAAGAAGAAGCGCAATTGAAAATACTGCAAGAGTTTTTGCCGAAACAAATGAGCGCGGAGGAAGTGCGAACGGAAGTACTCCGCATCGCAGAACAAGCCGGCTCGAAAGAATTTTCTAACGTAATGCCAATGGTTATGAAAGAACTCAAAGGCAAAGCAGATGGAAAGATGGTGCAGGAGATAGTGAAAGAAGTGATTCAGCCATAATTTTTAGTGAAGAATTTCCAATGTCAATGCAGAACGGAGAATAGCCAATTAAGTTCAATTCCCAACCAATTGAACATTGAATATTCTGCATTACAATTACTCATTTCTATGAACAAATAAGAATACCAATGCTCGATTTCATTCTTTCCATTTTTCTCATCCTCGGATTTCTTCTTGGTTTGAAAGAAGGTATGATAAAAAAAATATTTTCATTCCTTGGAGTATTCATAGGTTTATTTGTAGCGTATAAATATTTTCGTTTTGTTAATTTGTTTGTAATAAAACAGTTTCATTTGTCTCCGCAATTTTCTGCATTGCTGAGTTTTATTATTATTTTTCTCATCATCTATATCGTATTCAAAATTTTCTCTAAAATTTTTGAACCGAAGTCAGCATCACTTTCCGTTGCAAACAGAATTATCGGAGGAATCATTGGTATAGCACAAGCGGCTATCGTTTTAAGTTTTTTGCTCATAGGAGTAACTTTTTTTCAACTTATTTCCGATGAAATGAAATCGTCATCCGTCCTTTATTCAAACGTCGTTAACATTGCTCCTCGCATCATTGATATTTTTTCTACGTTCCTTTCACAACCGTACGAGCGAAAACCGCTTGATTCGCTTCAACAAAATTCACTTCCTATTGTTCTATGTTGTTTCCTTTGGAACAAGAAAAGATGAACGAATACTTGCAAGCATTTTCAAAGTTAGAATTTGACGCAGTCAAATCTCACGTTGCAACGTATGTCCATTCTTCGTTAGCCGTTTCACTCTTAAAACAAACAACTCCATTTGCATCGTTGCGCGATATTCGCTACGAATTGGACCTTGTTTCTGAAATGAAACAAGTCATAGTGAGTGAGGGTGAAATAAACATACGATTTTCAGATAATTGTCCGTTATATCTTTCAAAACTTTCCATTGATGGAGCGTATCTTTTTGCAGGAGAATTGCGTGAAATTTTTGAATTGCTCAACATAAGCAGAGTAAGTGAACAGTTTTTCGCAAAAAGAGAAAAGGTGTACATTTTGTTAGGTCAGAAATCATCGCAACTCTTCACGAATAAAATACTTGAATTCAATATCGAGCAAGCGATTGACGAAAATGGAAATGTGCGAGACAATGCAACCAAAGTTTTACGGGATATTCGTCGTCGCATTGCAGAACATTCCAATCAGTTGAGAAAAAAATTAGAAACGTTACTTAAGAAATGTATTGAAGACGGCGTTGCGCAAGATGAAATCATTACGACACGCGAAGGCCGAATGGTTATTCCCATCAAAGCAGAATATAAAAACAGCGTTGATGGATTTATTCATTCGTCTTCTTCGAGTGGATTGACCGTATTCATCGAACCATCGGAAACATTGCAACTCAACAATGAAATACGTTCATTGCATTTTGAAGAATATCGAGAAGTAGAAAAAATACTTCGTGACTTATCAAAACAAATTGCTGAACATCGCGATTCGCTACAACGGAACGTCGAAATTCTTGCTCAACTTGAAGTTTTACAAGCAAAAGCAAAATACTCGCGAGAAATACACGGAACGTCGATTCATGTTCGAGAAGAAGGTAGTATATTGTTGCAAGATGCGTATCACCCGCTGTTGTTCAATAAACATAAACGTAGCGAACTTGTTCCGCTCACCATAGAAATTGGTAATGGCTGGAATACGTTGCTTATTACTGGCCCAAATGCAGGAGGAAAAACAGTAGCATTAAAAACGATCGGACTTTTACAGACAATGATTCAAGCAGGTTTTCATATTCCTGCTTCTTCCAATTCGCATTGCAGAATTATCAAAAAATTATTTGTAGATATTGGCGATGAACAATCCATTGAAAATGATTTGAGTACGTTCAGTTCCCATCTTAACAATTTGAAAACAATTATCGAACATGCGGATAATGAAAGTTTAATTTTACTTGACGAACTCGGAAGCGGAACCGATCCATCGGAAGGAAGCGCAATTGCGGCATCGGTACTTGAGCATTTGACAGCGATGCATAGTTTTACAATTGCAACAACACACAACGGCGAATTGAAAGCGTTTGCTCAAAACACTAACGGAATTGAGAACGCCGGAATGGAATTCGACCAAAGAACATTGATGCCGACGTATCGTTTGTGTGTTGGGATTCCAGGAAGCAGTTATGCTTTGGAAATAGCACAACGTTTGGATTTTCCTAACTTCATTTTGCAGCAAGCAAAGAAGTATCGTGGAGAAATTCCGAATTATTTGGAAAATCTTTTAAATGAAGTGGAAAACCGTTCGCAATTGTTAAAAAGCGAATTAGAATCTCTCAGATTAGAAAGAAATACATTACATAATACGATTCAGGAGTACAAAACAAAACAAGATTCGCTTCAACGTGAATTGAAAGAAATACGCAGGAAAGCAATAGATGATGCGAATGAAATTATACTTTCTGCAAGGAAAACTATTGAACAAGCAGTACGGGAAATAAAAGAAACTGCCGCTGATAAACATATTCTCAAAAAACAATTCGATGCTGTTGAACAAGTGAAAAACGATTTTCGCCAATCACTTCAAGAATTAATAGATCCTTCAACTGAACCATCTGCATTGTTTCGTATCGGTGATTCGGTAAAAATGAAAAATGGAAATGAATTAGGAAAAATTGTTTCCAAAACAAATGCAGAAAACGAATATGTAGTTTCATTTTCTTCAGTAAAGATGAAAGCGAAAGGAAGCGATTTACAGTTGGTAAAAGAAAGTGAACAACAAAAGAAAAAAAATCTTCCTTCATCGTTTTTGCCGCGAGAATACAAACGCGAAATAGATTTGAGAGGATTATACGGAGATGAAGCAATTGTAGTAGTTGATAAATTTCTCGACGAATCGAAAGTTGCAGGGATGGAAAGAGTACATCTGATTCACGGAAAGGGAACAGGTGCGCTACGAAAACGAATTACAGAATTTCTTTCAACGCATCCGTTGGTGCAAAATTTTCAAATTGCAGAATGGAATGAAGGAGGAACGGGTGTAACGGTTGTAGAATTGGGATGATAACTATTGCTTGAAGTAGCAATTCATCAAAAAATATTTATCTTTACAAAAATTTTATTTACATATTTATATCACAAAAAAATTACATGAAAACACAAGATTTTGAAATTGAAGGAATGACATGCCATCATTGCATATTGACTGTAAGAAATGCATTATCAGAACTTCCTTTTGTATACGTGGAAGATGTACAACTTGGTAGAGTAACTGTTCGTTATGATGAAACAAAATTCTCACCATTAGATTTTCTGTTTGCTCTTGATAAAGTTGGATACAAAGTAATTCTCTAAATATCATTTACTGATATGAAGAAATACGAACTGAAATACTCATTCAAACATTTCCATAACGCGTGTAGAATAACGTTTTGAAAAAAATTTACAAAGCAATTTTTTCCTGAAATTATTTGTATTGCATTATTCGAAAAAATAGTTTTTTCAAATTCTAAATGAGAACTTTTCCGTTGTTCCGTTGGTTTTTTACTTTCCTTCTGACTATATTTTCCCGCAATTTTAAAAAATAAATACACGTAAAAGAGAAGTAAACATCATTTTATGGCAACAACTGCTGATTTTCGACCGGGAATGGTAATAAAATTCGACGGCGAACTATACGAATTAATAGAATTTCAACACGTTAATCCTGGGAACTGGCGTGCGTTTGTTCGTGCAAAGTTGAAAGGAATAAAAAGTGGAAAGACATTTGAAAATAGATTTCGCGCTGGCGAAGCAATTGAACAAGTTCGCGTTGAACGAAAACAAATGCAATATTTATACCACGACGGTGCAGGTTATGTATGTATGGATCAAGAAACGTATGATCAGATTTCTGTTCCTGAAGAAGCAATAGGAGAACAATCGCAATTCCTCAAAGAAAACACAGAAGTAGAAGTTCTTTTTGATGGTTCAAACATACTTGGATTCGAATTACCTGTTACCGTAGATCTCATCGTAACGAATACGGTTCCTGGTGTTAAAGGAGATACTGCAACAGGAGGAACAAAACCGGCGACGATGGATACAGGAGCAACAGTCAATGTTCCGCTGTTCATTAACGAAGGGGATAAAATTCGCATTGACACGCGTACCGGAATTTATATTGAACGTGTTAAATAATTTACAACGTGAAAGCCAACAAACACACTGAAGTTCCCATTCAAAAAAATATTGAGGAAGTAATGGACCTTACTTATATTCGCAATCTTGTAACCCTCATTTCGGAAAGTAACATTGACGAAATTGAAATCGAAGAAGCGGGAAAAAAAATACGCATTGCAAAAGGAAAAAATAATACTGTTGCAAGCGCAATTGTTCCGCAGCAAGTTTCAATTCTTCAACCGCCATCCGTTTCAGAAATCAAACCACTTGCCGCTCATACCCCATCAACAACGAAGGAAATTCGTTCACCGATTGTCGGAACATTTTATCATTCTCCCGCTCCTGATGCCGATGCGTATGTCGAAGTAGGAGCGCACATAAAAGTTGGAACAGTTCTCTGCATCATCGAAGCAATGAAACTGATGAACGAAATCGAATCCGACATTGAAGGGAAGATTTTAAAAATATTGGTCGAAAATGGAAAACCGGTGGAGTTCAATCAACCGTTGTTTTTGGTGGAGCCGGTGTAATTCATTTTAGATATACAAATTACAATTGAATTTTATTTCAACTTCTTGTTAAAAATTCAAATGCCAATATCCAAATCTCAAATAAAACACACATCCGAAATTTCAAATCTTTAGAATTTGTTATTTGAAATTTGTTTTGGATTAGTTTTTTGTCATTTGGAATTTTAACAAGAAAAATTGAAAATTATTTTCGAGTTTAAAAGATTGTTTAAAAAAATCCTCATCGCTAACCGCGGAGAAATTGCTCTTCGCACCATTCGAGTATGCCGCGAACTCGGCGTAAAAACCGTAGCTGTTTATTCCGAGGCAGATCGAGATTCGCTTCACGTTAAATTCGCCGATGAAGCCGTGTGCATCGGTCCTCCTTTCAGCAAAGAAAGTTATCTTAACATTCCACGCATTATCGCTGCCGCAGAAATTACCGGCGCAGACGCAATTCATCCTGGATATGGTTTTCTTGCAGAGAAAGCAGACTTTGCAGAAATTTGCGCAACGTCGGGAATAAAATTTATCGGACCGCCGATTGATGCAATTATTGCAATGGGCGACAAAGCAGTTGCAAAAGAAACTGCGCGTAAAGCCGGAGTTCCGGTTGTGCCGGGAAGTGATGGAGTTATTACCAATGTGAATGACGCACTGAAAATTGCAGACGACGTTGGTTATCCCATAATGTTAAAAGCAGTAGCCGGCGGCGGTGGAAAAGGAATGAGAATTGTTCGTCAATCTGATGAATTGGAAAAAGCGTTTCAAATGGCGAGCGCAGAAGCATCAGCGGCATTTAACAACGGCGATATGTACATTGAAAAATTTATCGAAAATCCGCGCCACATCGAAATACAAGTGTTCGGTGATAAATTTGGAAACGTCGTTGCAATGAATGAGCGCGATTGTTCCATTCAACGCCGACATCAAAAACTTGTGGAAGAATCACCATCGCCGTTTGTGGGTTCTGCATTGAGAAAAAAAATGGAAGCCGCCGCAGTAAAAGCCGCAAAAGCAGTGAAGTACGAAGGAGCGGGAACTATTGAATGTCTCGTGGACAAAGACGAAAATTTTTATTTTATGGAAATGAACACGCGCATTCAAGTGGAACACACGGTAACCGAAGAAGTGATTGACCACGATTTACTGAAAATGCAAATCAAAATTGCGGCGGGAATGCGTCTTCCGAAAAAAGCATTTCCGATTCGCGGACACGCAATCGAATGCCGCATCAATGCAGAAGACCCATACAAAGATTTTCGTCCGTCTCCGGGAACAATTACCGGATTTCATTTGCCCGGCGGTTTCGGAGTTCGAGTTGATACTCACGCATACAGCGGTTATCAAATTCCGCCATATTACGATTCGCTTATTGCAAAACTGATTTGTTTTGCTCCTACTCGTACCGGTGCAATCGAAAAAATGGTGGGAGCGTTGGAAGAATTTACGATTGAAGGCGTTGCAACTACAATTCCGTTTCATAAAAAAGTTATGCAGAACAAAAAATTCCAAGATGGCGATTTTGATACGAGTTTTCTTGAAACGTTTGAGTTTAAAGATTGATTTACTCACTTGAAATTTTTTTTCGATGATAACACGCTGAAACTTTTTAAAAACTTGAAACTCGCAACTCGTAACTAAAAAAAATTAAAATGAATTTCCCTAACAATTTAAAATACACCAAAGACCACGAATGGATTTGCGTGGATGGAAATATCGGAACAATCGGAATTACGGATTTTGCACAAAGCGAACTTGGCGATATTGTCTTTGTCGAACTTCCCTCGAAAGGAAAAAAACTTAAAGAACACGAAACATTTGGCACGATTGAAGCAGTGAAAACCGTTTCCGATTTATATGCACCCATCAGTGGAGAAATTGTTGAAGTAAATTCCTCTCTCGAATCTTCTGCCGAAGTAATCAACAAAGATCCATACAACGCTGGATGGATTGTGAAAATGAAAATCGCAGACGCAAAAGAATTGAACGCGCTTCTCACTTCAAATCAATACCGTGAGTTAATTGGAAAATGAACACGCTATCTTCGCACGAACATTGTCTTAACTGCGGAGAAAAACTTGTCGGAAAATTTTGCTCAAAGTGCGGACAAGAACTAACGCATCTCAATGTTCCGTTCTCGCATATTGTCAAAGAATTTTTAGGCAATTATCTTCATTTCGATTCGTATGTAATTTCCAGCATAAAACTTCTTCTCTTCAAACCTGGTTTTCTCACCAAAGAATTTATCGAAGGAAAACGTGTTCGACACATTCCACCGCTACGAATGTATTTCTTCATCAGCGTTCTCTATTTTCTTTTCGCTCCAACGGAAAACCAAATCCGTTTTGCCGACAAAAATGACGTAAAAGAAACGGGTGGAGTTTCCTTCAACAAAAACTATGGAAATAATGTAAAACTTTTTGTTGCTGATGATTCATCACGACAAGATTCGCTTGCCTTCCAAATATCACCTAAAGAAAAAACCGGTTTTGAAAAATTTCACTTGGAAAAACTATCGCGAAAATGAGTTTGTTGCTTTTGAGCGAGATATTTCTACTCGGAATTGCATTTATGGTAACAATAGTTATTACTGCGTTATTATTTTAAAATGAACTCCAACTTTATTTACATTTTTTGCTTTGCGATTAAAAGAGAATTGTATTTAACCGCGAAGGAACGCAAAGTTTAGCGCAGAGTTTCGCGAAGTAATTTTTTCTTCGCGCAATAATTCTTTTACTAAATAAAACTCATAATGTCAATCAATTTTTTTTCCAAAGAAAATTTTTCTTCGCGCCACATCGGTCCCGATGAAAACGAAATTCAACAAATGCTCGAAGTCGTTGGCGCAAACTCGCTTGATGAATTTATTGCAAACGTTATTCCTCAGCAACTTCGCACAACGTCGCCGCTCAAACTTCATCGCACACAAAGCGAACAAGAAACGCTTTCGGAAATTTATTCTATCGCATCGAAGAATAAAATTTTTCGCTCGCTGATTGGAATGGGATACAACGACACGTTCACGCCAACAGTAATTCAGCGCAACGTGTTGGAAAATCCCGCATGGTACACTGCGTACACTCCGTATCAGGCGGAAATCGCGCAAGGACGATTGGAAGCGTTACTCAATTTTCAAACAATGGTGATAGATTTAACGGGGCTTCCGATTGCCAACGCTTCGCTTCTCGATGAATCCACAGCAGCAGCAGAAGCGATGACAATGTTTTTGCGAATGAAAACAGAAATCACCAATCCGACATTTTTTGTTTCGGAACAATGTCATCCGCAAACGATTGACGTAATTCACACACGCGCAAAACCCTTGGGAATAAACGTCATCGTCGGAAATCATTACGAGTTTCAATTTTCGGAAAATGTTTTTGGTGCGCTTCTGCAATATCCGACTACTGATGGAGCAGTGAATGATTATAGTTCGTTCTGCGAACTTGCGCATAAAAATAATTCGTACGTTGTTGTTGCGGCAGATTTATTGAGTTTGGCGTTGCTCACTCCTCCGGGAGAATTTGGCGCGGATTGTTGCGTGGGAAATTCACAGCGATTCGGCATTCCAATGGGATATGGCGGACCACACGCGGCATTCTTTACAATCAAAGATGAATTTAAACGACAAATGCCGGGAAGAATTATCGGCGTTTCAATTGACTCGCGTGGAAAAACTGCGTTGCGAATGTCGTTGCAAACTCGCGAGCAACACATTCGCAGAGAAAAAGCAACATCGAATATTTGCACAGCACAAGTTCTTCTCGCAGTAATGGCAAGTATGTACGCCGTGTATCACGGTGAAAATGGAATTCGCAATATCGCTTCTCGAATTCATCATCTCACAAAAATTTTTGCAAATGGATTGAAACAACTTGGTTACGAAATTTTCTACGAAGAATTTTTCGATACGATTCGTGTGAATGTTGAAAATAAATCGCGGACAAAAATTCTTTATTCTTTAAAAGAAAACGAAATCAATCTTCGACAGTATGATGATGGTTCGCTTGGAATTTCTTTCGACGAAACGTGCGACGAAAATATTGTCAATACACTTCTCGAAATTTTTAGCACAAATTCTTCTCGAAAAATTTCATTGAACGAAATCACAAAAAATATTTCATACAATTATGATGGAACAATGAAACGCACGAGTCGGTATCTCATGCATATTGTATTCAATAAATTTCATTCGGAAACGGAAATGCTCCGCTACATTCGCTCGCTCGAAGAAAAAGATTTGTCGCTTGTACATAGTATGATTTCACTCGGCTCTTGCACGATGAAACTCAACGCAACAACAGAAATGATTCCTGTAACGTGGAGCGAGTTTGGAAAATTGCATCCATTTGCACCACTCGAACAAACACAAGGTTATCAAGAATTATTTTCACAATTAGAAGCGATGTTGAAAGAGATAACCGGATTTTCCATTTGCTCGTTGCAGCCAAATTCAGGAGCGCAAGGAGAATACGCGGGACTACTTGCGATTCATCGTTATCACGAAAGTAAAAATGAATCGCATCGCAACGTGTGTTTAATTCCGTCATCGGCACACGGAACAAATCCTGCGAGCGCAGTAATGGCAGGAATGAATGTTGTCGTTGTTCGAGCGAATGACGATGGAACAATTGACGTTGATGATTTAGAAGTGAAAGCAAACGAACATGAAAAAAATCTTGCCGCGCTTATGGTAACGTATCCATCAACACACGGCGTGTTTGAGGAAAGCATAAAAGAAATTTGCGCAATTGTTCACAACCACGGCGGACTTGTGTATATGGATGGCGCAAACTTAAATGCTCAAGTTGGTTTGTGTTGTCCCGCAGAACTTGGCGCAGATGTGTGTCATATCAATTTGCACAAAACGTTTTGCATTCCTCACGGCGGCGGCGGTCCGGGAATGGGTCCTATTTGTGTGAACGAAAAACTTGCCAAGTTTCTTCCATCGAATGTAAATTTATTTTCGGAAGATAGCAATTGTAACGCGGTTTCCTCAGCGATGTGGGGAAGCGCAAGTATTCTCGTTATTTCGTGGGCGTATATAAAAATGATGGGAGGCGATGGACTAACACGCGCAACGCAA
This genomic interval carries:
- the accC gene encoding acetyl-CoA carboxylase biotin carboxylase subunit; amino-acid sequence: MFKKILIANRGEIALRTIRVCRELGVKTVAVYSEADRDSLHVKFADEAVCIGPPFSKESYLNIPRIIAAAEITGADAIHPGYGFLAEKADFAEICATSGIKFIGPPIDAIIAMGDKAVAKETARKAGVPVVPGSDGVITNVNDALKIADDVGYPIMLKAVAGGGGKGMRIVRQSDELEKAFQMASAEASAAFNNGDMYIEKFIENPRHIEIQVFGDKFGNVVAMNERDCSIQRRHQKLVEESPSPFVGSALRKKMEAAAVKAAKAVKYEGAGTIECLVDKDENFYFMEMNTRIQVEHTVTEEVIDHDLLKMQIKIAAGMRLPKKAFPIRGHAIECRINAEDPYKDFRPSPGTITGFHLPGGFGVRVDTHAYSGYQIPPYYDSLIAKLICFAPTRTGAIEKMVGALEEFTIEGVATTIPFHKKVMQNKKFQDGDFDTSFLETFEFKD
- the gcvH gene encoding glycine cleavage system protein GcvH, whose product is MNFPNNLKYTKDHEWICVDGNIGTIGITDFAQSELGDIVFVELPSKGKKLKEHETFGTIEAVKTVSDLYAPISGEIVEVNSSLESSAEVINKDPYNAGWIVKMKIADAKELNALLTSNQYRELIGK
- the gcvP gene encoding aminomethyl-transferring glycine dehydrogenase, whose product is MSINFFSKENFSSRHIGPDENEIQQMLEVVGANSLDEFIANVIPQQLRTTSPLKLHRTQSEQETLSEIYSIASKNKIFRSLIGMGYNDTFTPTVIQRNVLENPAWYTAYTPYQAEIAQGRLEALLNFQTMVIDLTGLPIANASLLDESTAAAEAMTMFLRMKTEITNPTFFVSEQCHPQTIDVIHTRAKPLGINVIVGNHYEFQFSENVFGALLQYPTTDGAVNDYSSFCELAHKNNSYVVVAADLLSLALLTPPGEFGADCCVGNSQRFGIPMGYGGPHAAFFTIKDEFKRQMPGRIIGVSIDSRGKTALRMSLQTREQHIRREKATSNICTAQVLLAVMASMYAVYHGENGIRNIASRIHHLTKIFANGLKQLGYEIFYEEFFDTIRVNVENKSRTKILYSLKENEINLRQYDDGSLGISFDETCDENIVNTLLEIFSTNSSRKISLNEITKNISYNYDGTMKRTSRYLMHIVFNKFHSETEMLRYIRSLEEKDLSLVHSMISLGSCTMKLNATTEMIPVTWSEFGKLHPFAPLEQTQGYQELFSQLEAMLKEITGFSICSLQPNSGAQGEYAGLLAIHRYHESKNESHRNVCLIPSSAHGTNPASAVMAGMNVVVVRANDDGTIDVDDLEVKANEHEKNLAALMVTYPSTHGVFEESIKEICAIVHNHGGLVYMDGANLNAQVGLCCPAELGADVCHINLHKTFCIPHGGGGPGMGPICVNEKLAKFLPSNVNLFSEDSNCNAVSSAMWGSASILVISWAYIKMMGGDGLTRATQLAILNANYMAKRLEKFYPILYKGINARNAHEFILDCREFKLSAGIEVEDIAKRLIDYGFHAPTVSFPVVGTMMIEPTESEQKDELDRFCDALISIRREIEEIENGMYPKENNVLKNAPHTADVVTIDNWNFPYTREKAAYPTKHMRERKFWPSVGRVNSAYGDRNLVCSCVPMEKYLYEEKILP
- a CDS encoding DUF3667 domain-containing protein — encoded protein: MNTLSSHEHCLNCGEKLVGKFCSKCGQELTHLNVPFSHIVKEFLGNYLHFDSYVISSIKLLLFKPGFLTKEFIEGKRVRHIPPLRMYFFISVLYFLFAPTENQIRFADKNDVKETGGVSFNKNYGNNVKLFVADDSSRQDSLAFQISPKEKTGFEKFHLEKLSRK